The following coding sequences lie in one Pungitius pungitius chromosome 18, fPunPun2.1, whole genome shotgun sequence genomic window:
- the abraxas1 gene encoding BRCA1-A complex subunit Abraxas 1 — protein MAESTVRVSGIVLSSLMFQHVNGDSDVEGLILGESQFEEQISISDSQAEHIHIEEIYNIQKHISCLKLNEFYDAVGDVNIDAVKKILADNKEEDVIGWYRQRRNSEQQMTFREKVVHEKLKTTLCNPHMIFVLLTPSRSTPTGSTHKMEYAAFTSRSRIFVNIPVLVRNLGLLESPAYWKPSAPCSAGGYRLATSRHSSKFFSSNGLLRDVNDVNAMSDALQEELQGACRKLEESERLVESLQSDVLTLRRKVHEKKSEGGPVVQRDQVLHQAFRSLFCSPVFHTHTLTLMALPVPDAMTTAPEAPSPPCRKRLKETPGGRDRKSNPSE, from the exons ATGGCGGAGTCCACTGTGCGCGTGAGCGGGATCGTGTTGTCCTCCCTCATGTTCCAGCATGTCAACGGGGACTCGGACGTG GAAGGTTTGATCCTCGGAGAAAGTCAGTTTGAGGAGCAAATCAGCATCAGCGACTCTCAGGCCGAGCACATCCACATCGAGGAGATctaca ACATCCAGAAGCACATCAGCTGCCTCAAACTAAACGA ATTCTACGATGCTGTTGGAGACGTGAACATTGACGCTGTGAAGAAAATCCTGGCCGACAATAAGGAG GAGGACGTGATTGGCTGGTACAGACAGCGCAGGAACTCTGAGCAACAGATGACCTTCAGAGAGAAGGTCGTCCACGAGAAGCTGAAGACGACTCTGTGCAACCCTCACATGATCTTTGTGCTGCTGACCCCCAGCAGGTCCACGCCCACAGGCTCCACCCACAAGATGGAGTACGCCGCCTTCACCTCCCGCAGcag GATCTTCGTCAACATCCCCGTGCTGGTCAGGAACCTCGGCCTCCTGGAGAGTCCGGCCTACTGGAAGCCCTCGGCGCCCTGCTCGGCGGGGGGGTACCGCCTCGCCACCAGCCGCCACAG CTCAAAGTTCTTCTCCTCCAACGGGCTGCTGAGGGACGTGAACGACGTCAACGCCATGAGCGAcgctctgcaggaggagctgcag GGAGCCTGCAGGAAGTTGGAGGAGAGTGAACGTCTGGTGGAATCACTCCAGAGCGACGTTTTGACTCTCAGGAGGAAAGTCCATGAGAAGAAAAGTGAAG GTGGTCCGGTGGTCCAGAGGGACCAGGTCCTCCATCAGGCCTTCAGGTCTCTGTTCTGCTCTCCTGTGTTTCACACCCACACTCTGACTCTGATGGCTCTTCCTGTTCCCGACGCCATGACAACGGCTCCAGAAGCGCCGTCCCCCCCCTGTCGGAAGAGACTGAAGGAAACGCCGGGGGGGCGGGACAGGAAGAGCaacccttcagaataa
- the mrps18c gene encoding 28S ribosomal protein S18c, mitochondrial isoform X1, producing MLALRGLKRIHSVLLQRGNTRSLTVTSHVVQHKDDTKLLEMENPYKEPQTGCLLCNVTVDFKNTQLLSQFVSPHTGRTYGRHITGLCGRKQKEVSKAIKKAHSMGFMSVTHKHPQFMKDPNICGIKHLD from the exons ATGCTCGCTTTGAGAGGGTTGAAGAGGATACATTCTGTTTTACTACAACGTGGAAACACAA GAAGCCTCACCGTGACGTCACACGTGGTCCAACACAAAGATGACACG AAGCTTTTGGAGATGGAGAACCCGTACAAAGAGCCACAGACAGGTTGTCTCCTCTGCAACGTCACAGTGGACTTCAAGAACACTCAG CTGCTGTCTCAGTTCGTGTCTCCTCACACGGGCAGAACCTACGGCCGACACATCACAG GGTTATGTGGACGGAAACAGAAGGAAGTGTCGAAGGCCATCAAGAAAGCTCACTCCATGG GTTTCATGTCTGTGACCCACAAACATCCTCAGTTCATGAAGGATCCCAACATCTGTGGAATCAAACATCTGGATTAG
- the mrps18c gene encoding 28S ribosomal protein S18c, mitochondrial isoform X2: MLALRGLKRIHSVLLQRGNTRSLTVTSHVVQHKDDTKLLEMENPYKEPQTGCLLCNVTVDFKNTQLLSQFVSPHTGRTYGRHITGEQLSVWADPNSSAGFMSVTHKHPQFMKDPNICGIKHLD, translated from the exons ATGCTCGCTTTGAGAGGGTTGAAGAGGATACATTCTGTTTTACTACAACGTGGAAACACAA GAAGCCTCACCGTGACGTCACACGTGGTCCAACACAAAGATGACACG AAGCTTTTGGAGATGGAGAACCCGTACAAAGAGCCACAGACAGGTTGTCTCCTCTGCAACGTCACAGTGGACTTCAAGAACACTCAG CTGCTGTCTCAGTTCGTGTCTCCTCACACGGGCAGAACCTACGGCCGACACATCACAGGTGAGCAGCTGTCTGTGTGGGCGGATCCCAACTCGTCTGCAG GTTTCATGTCTGTGACCCACAAACATCCTCAGTTCATGAAGGATCCCAACATCTGTGGAATCAAACATCTGGATTAG